The nucleotide sequence ACCGCGAGGAACAGACCGAGGGCGTGTGCGCGGTGGGAGCAGCGGTGCGGGTGGGGGAGCAGACGGTCGCGGTCAGCGTGCCCGTTCCGGCGCAACGGTTCTACGGCCGCGAAGATGCGCTTTCCGCAGCCGTGCTGGCGTGGGTGCGGAGCGTGACCGAGTGGTTCGCGGAGGCGAAGTGACGAAACCGTTGCGCGACAAGCTGGTTGGGGCATGGGAGCTGGTGTCCTACGTCGAGCGAGACCGTCCCGACGGGCCCATCAGATATCCGCACGGCGAGGATGCGCAGGGCTTGATCATGTACACGCCGGACGGGTACATGTCGGCGCAGATCCAGTCTGCCGGCCGGCCGAACTACGACCGACCGGTCGCCAGCGGTGGCTCCGTTGAGCAGGCCGCCGCCGCGGCGTTGGGGTATCTCGCCTACAGCGGGCGCTACTTTGTCGACGAGTCGACGGGAGACATTCGGCACGAGGCGAAGCTTTCGCTGGTGCCGAACTACCTGGGCAAGTTCCATCTGCGGCACAGCGACCTCGACGGTGATCGGTTGCGACTATCGGCGGAGACGCCCCTTCCCGACGGCGGGACGGTGTACTCGTCGCTGGTGTGGGCGCGTGCGGGGCGTTCCGGTGCGCAGCACGGCTTGCGGTAGGCTGTCGACCTGCTGCCGGTGATTTCGGTGGCGTGCGGGCTGTGGCGCAGTTTGGTAGCGCACTTGACTGGGGGTCAAGTGGTCGCAGGTTCAAATCCTGTCAGCCCGACCCGGAGAAGTAGGCCTTGACCTGCGATGATGTGTTGATATTCAGTCGTGACGGTTGGGTAGGTGCCGCAAATCTCCCTTGGGACCACATGCGGTGCCGGCGACGGGCTCGATGTACTCGTCTAGGGGAGTTTCTGCCAGCTAGACCACACGCCATGCACGCCATGCGCGCCTGTGCACGTTATGCGGCGCGACCGAGGGCGCTGTCCTTGTGCCGAAGTTGACCGCTGGTTAAGTGGGGTGGCGCGCAGTTCTATCGGATCATCTTGCGCGGGTCGGGGAAGCCCATCTTGATATAGCCGGGAGCTCGTTTCTTCAGCGAAGAGGCGATAACGGGGGTGCGCTCGTCGTGGTAGTCGTGCACGGTTGCGGTTGTCTTTGAGTGGTAGGGCCGGGTGACGCGGCCGATGTACTGGACGAGCCGGTTCTTGAAGGTGATCGGCGCGGCCAGGAACAGTGTGTCGAGGGCTGGGCAGTCGAAGCCTTCCCCGATGAATAAGCTGGTGCCGACGATCAGGAGTGGATCCGAGTCGGGCGTGTGGTTGGCAAGTTGGTCGGCGATTTGGCGGCGTTCACGAGCCTTCATGCCGCCGCTGAGGACGGTGACGGTCTTTCCTGCGGTCCGTAGCCGGTCGGTGATCGCGTTGAGGTGCTCGACCCATGTGGTGAGCACCAGGATGTTGGCGCCGGTTTCGGCGGCGGTCAGGACATCGGCCGCGATTTGGTCGAGTCGTGCGTGATCGGCGACGAGGGCGCGATAGATTTCGGCCATTCCACCGGGTGCGGTGGGATCGGCGTCGCCGCGGTATTCGAATTCGGTCGGGTGCAGGTGCAGAACCGGGTGGGGCGTCAGCAGGTCGGAGCTGTCGACCGGGAGTTGCCCAGTACTCGGCTGGTCGATCGCTACGTGGTGTGATCCGAGTTGGTGATAGATCAGGTCTTCGAGCCCGTCGCGGCGTTCCGGAGTCGCGGTCAAGCCGAGCCAGAAGCGCGCGGCTATGCGGCTCAGGACGCCGAAGAATGCGCTGGCGGCGACATGGTGGCATTCGTCCACGATGACGAATCCGTAGTTGGCGGTGATGTCTTCGACGTTGTCGCGGCGGGCAAGTGTTGGCAGTAACGCGATGTCGAGAATGCCTGTGGTTTTCGATCGCCCACCGCCGATTTGACCGCACTTGAAACCGAGGTGGCTGCTGATCCGGTCGCGCCACTGGTCGGCGATGGCTTTGCGATCGACAAGGACCAGAGTGGATGTGGACCGCGATTCGATTGCCGCGCAGGCGATCACCGTCTTTCCGGTACCCGGTGGCGCGACAAGGACGCTGGTGTCTTGTTCAAGGAGTTGGCGCAGTGCGCTGGTCTGCACCGTGCGCAACGGCGTCCTGCAGCTGAACTCGTGGTGTTCGCCGGTGATGCGCTTGTCATCTACGCGCAGTGTGCTGTCTGCCGATTCGACGAGTTCGGTCAGCAGCGGATGGAGCCCGCGGGGCAGGACGAGATCACCTTCGGCTGTTTGGTCGTAGCTGTAGAGGAACCGCGGTGTGTCCCAAGTGCTGCGGCGGGCGCGTTGGCGCGCATCGAACTCGGGGTTGCGGATCGAAGCGGCATGCTTGACCGCCGAGATCATGGCTGGGCCAAGATCATTGGCCTTCAGGGTGAGTCGGGATGTGAACTCTGCGCGGATGATTGGCGCAGGCCGCCGAACGATGCGTGACGACGTCGGCAACTGCAGACGCCGGACGTTGTGGCCGATCTGCGGGCCGGGAAGTTGACGCGCCAACGCGATCACGTCTTTGGTGGACAATCTGGCAATGCTTGACAGGTATGCCCACTGATCCTCGTATGGCTCAAGGGTAGCGGGATCGAGGAAGACGGTGGTGCCGTGTTGACGACGCTTGCCGTTCATCGGTGCCGCGATGAGATTGCCCACCCCACGCCCAGTGTGCACATCCTGAGCCGGGAACAAGCGGTCATAGCTACTCAGATGCATGCTGCCACGAAGCCGAAATGCCTCACCCAACAGACTCGTAGCGACGCTGCGGGCGACCGATGCCGAGATCGCATGAGCGAAGAAAATCCAGACGTGAGCTCCTCGTCCGGATTGTGACACCTCTAGCGCAGCCGGAATTCCATAGGAGCGAGCCGCTTTCATGTACGCGAGTGCATCGAGCATCGCGGCTTCTTTATCGAAATCGGCAGCTATCCACCAGCAAGTGTCGTCATCGCTGAGCGGATACAAGCCGACGTGCGCCTCGCCCCGCAGGTGAGCGTCAATGACCTCTGGAGTCAGCGGAAGGTAAGGTGCGTCGGCCCGATTCATACCCTTGCGCCAATGGCCCTTGATCGCCGGTATCCAACCCGAGCGGCCATCTCGGCGATTCTCCCAGCGAAGCGCGTAAACGTCGGTGCGAGAACGGAACAACTCGAAGAAGAACCGCACCTTATCAGCGGAGCTGGAGCCCATGGTCACCGGTGAGGTCGGCGCTCCCGTCAGTGTCGCTTGGTCACTGGCGGCTGCGCGTGCCTGTTCCTCACTCAACCGAAGAAGACGGCGCAGACGCAGATTATCGGCACGCAGAGTGTCCAACTCGCCAGGAAAGTTCTCGATGCCGCTAACGGTCGCTTCTCCTCGAACGGCAGCTATATGACGCTGCGGATGAGTTCGACGGCTTCGATCATCGAATAGCGTGCCACAAGATGGTCGAGAATCTCATCGACCGTGGACGAAGGCCGAACGAATCTAGAAGCCAGGCTAATCACTGCGCGATAGGCGATGTCGGGGGACACCGCGACGGTGTCAGCAGCGAACTGCGTAGGTGAGAGAACCGAAAGTGGATTGGGAATCTGCTGCGGGGGAAATGAAGTACCCCAGGTTTTGTTCCTAGTCGGTTGCGAGGGCCGGGGTTGGCTGGCTCGCGGGGTGTGAGGTGCCGGTGAGGGCGGCCTCGTACTCGGCGGGTGGAACGTAGCCGAGGGCTTCGTGCAGGCGTTCCTGGTTGTACCAGGCCACCCATTCGGCGGTCGAGAGTTCGACGTCGTCGATGCATCGCCAGGGTTTGCCACGGTTGATCAACTCGGTCTTGTAGGCGGCGTTGACGGCCTCGGCGAGGGCGTTGTCATAGCTATCGCCGCGCGATCCCACTGACGGTGCGATCCCGAGCTCGGCTAGCCGATCTGTATATGCCAGCGAGAGGTACTGGGATCCGCGGTCGGAATGGTGTACCAACTCAGATAGATCGGTATTCGACTGCCACACAGCATGATTAAACGCTTGAAGCGGGAGGTCCTCGGTGCGCATCGTCGCCGAGACTGCCCAGCCGACGATCTTTCGGGTGCATACATCAGTGACGAACGCGGTGTAGCAGAATCCCTGCCAGGTTCGCACGAAGGTGATGTCAGCGACCCACAGCCGGTTCGGTGCGCTGGCCTTGAACTGCCGATTGACCAGATCTGCCGGCCGCTGATCGGCCGGGTCGGTGATCGTGGTGAACACCGGTTTCCCGCGCTGAACGCCCCGCAGGCCCGCCTTGCGCATTAGTCGTCGGGTTTGTTCGCGGCCCAGGTGCCAGCCCTTGCGCTTCATGGCCCGGTGCATCTTGAGCACGCCGTAGACCGAGAAGTTCTCCCGGTGCACCGCCAGCAGGTCGGCGATCAGCTGCTCGTCGCGGATCTCACGGTCGCAGGGTGGGCGGGTCCGCGCGGCCCGATACCCGCGGGAGGTGAGAAAGCCCGGAATAGCTGCCCGCAACACCCGGCAGATGAGCTCGACCCCGAATTGATCGCGGTAGGTATCGATGAAGGCGATCATTTCGTCGCGGGCGGTCGAGCTCCGCTGCGAAAAACGCAGACGCAGACTTCAAAATCTCATTAGCTCTGCGTAATTCGGCGACCTCACGCTTGAGCCTGCGGATCTCGACATGCTCGGAACTGGACGTTCCAGGCCGCTCTCCGGCATCAACCTGAGCCTTACGCCGCCACCGACGCACCGACTCCTCAGCAACACCAAGTTTGCTGGCCACCGACTTGATGGCCATCGACTCAGAAATATCTGAATCCTCCAGCATGGTGTCCACCAAACGCGACGCACGTAAGCGGAACTCAAGCGGATACTGACGGGGCATAGTTCCAATCCTCCTACGAAGATCGGAACAAAACCTGGGGTACTTCAAAAGTCTTTCAAGTTGCTGGTGACGAGCACGTCCGCGCCTCCAACCAGGGCCGCCGCAACAACGTGTTCATCGTCGATGTCGGGCAGCCCAAACGTGCCTTCTAGGCTTTCCCAGCTCACCACGATGGCGTCATCGAATGCCGTTCTCATTCGATCGACCAGACGTTGCGCCCGCTGCGATGCGAGAGCCGGGTCGTGACCGCGATTGATGAGCTTTCGCGCTTCTTGATAACACAATTCATCGAGAATCGCCGTTGACCACAACGGCCGATACAACCCCTCGACGGCCAACGAGAGCAGGAAGTCGCGCTGCAGACCGGGCCACAGCACTGAGGTATCCAACAGCGCGGTGAACATTCGGAAGTGCTGTCAGCGCGTGGCAGCCTTGGCCCGACGCCGCTCCGCGACGACGCGGCGCGCTTCACGGAGCCGCTCACGAACGACTTCCGGATCGTCCTCAGCATCGATGTCGATCGCTGTCGCCGCGAGCGCCTCATACTGGCGATTGCGGCGCTGCTCGCGGTAGGCGAGTACGTCGTCGAGCAGCAGTCGGTGGCGATTGCCGATCCGCTCAGCGGGCAACGTACCGTCGGTGATTAAGCGAACGACCGTCGGGCGGCTGACCCCTAACAGGTCTGCAGCTTGCTGGGTGGTCAACTTCATCGTCTGAGGCGCGATGGTGACGGCCTTTCCGGCATGCAACGCCGTGACAACCTTGATCAATGCTTGGTGCACTGAACGCGGTAACTCGATGCGGTCATGTTCACCGATCCCCACAAGGGCATAACTGGGCGATGTGACCGTTCCGCGGAGGCGCTCATGGGTAGCAAGAAACCCGACGACCGGGGCGAGCTCGTCGGGATCCTCCGGGGTAAAGGTGGCTGCCTCTGCGGTGTCGGCGCTCACGTTGGCTCCTATCTGCACTATCCGAAAGAATATTCGGAACGTTCGAATAGTACCGCAAATATGGGTCGCCCCGCTGTCGGCGCTAACCCCCAGCACCTCCAAGGACTACAGGTCCGCACCTTTCAGCCGGGGACCACTTTGGGACCACACGTCCTGCGCGACGGTGAACGACCTGCGCGTCTACGCACGTTATGCGCGGCTATCGCAAGCTCGTACACTGCGGGCGACCTGCCGCTTACATACACCAAGCTGGCTCTCGTCAATGCCGCCGAGAGCATCAACGACCTTCGGGCGCCCCCGGGTAACCGGTTGGAGAAGCTGGCCGGCAGCCGCGCCGGCCAGTACAGCATTCGCGTCAACGACCAGTGGCGCATCTGCTTCACCTGGAGTACGCGCGGCGCCGGCAACGTCGAGCTAGTCGACCACCACTAGGAAGGAGACCGATGGCAGACTTCGAACCCACCCACCCCCGGCGAGATCCTCAAAACGGAATTTCTAGATCCGCTCGGGATCTCGCAGTACCGGATTGCCAAAACGATTGACGTGCCGCCGCGCCGCATCAACGAAATCGTGCATGGTAAGCGGGGCATCAGCGCCGACACCGCACTGAGGCTCTCGCGCGCGCTAGGACTGAGCGACATGTTCTGGATCAACATGCAGGCGCACTACGACGCCGAAGTCGCGCGTGAGCACCTTGCTAAGAAGCTGGCAGGTATCGTCCGCATCGCCTGACCGCCAGCAGTGCCGGTGGCGATTTGCCAGAGCTACGGACCGGTTTGTGCAACCGCATAACCTCGGAATCCGTCTGTGGGCCGAAACGTAGCGTCATACCCGGTCAGACATTTGGAGGACGGCGATTCAGCTGAGTGATGTGAGCGGCCAAAGTCCCAACAGGCAAGGCATGTCGGGATATCGTGATGGCTTCGTCCAGGAGGCGTTGACCCGGTGTGCCGCAGGCTGTGACGCTTGAGCTCCTCGTAGCCAAGCTGGATTACGACCTCGTCCCAACAAGTTGCATCCCCAAGCGTGGCCGTGATGGTCCGCCCACCCCTTGGGCCGGTGAAAAGGCGGCCATCGGGGTCACCACCGGCCAATGGCGGATGCCGGTCGGGAAGCAGCTAGGTGGCCGGGTTATCCACTTTCGCTGGAAGCTTTCCAACACGACCAGTTACACCGACAACGGTAGCGTCTCCAACCTCGCTAGCAGTCACTGCCAGGTTTGGAAGTGCGCCGACTCCGGCTGCGCCTCGCTCGCGCAACTTGACATGCGTTATCGGCGGGCTGGGTGGCGCTCGAGGTATTCGATGACAGCGCGTCGGATCAGCTCTGACGCGGAGTCGGATTCGCCGGTCTCTACGCGGTGTTCGATCTCGGCACGGAGTGCGCGGGGCAACCGGATGGGCAGTACGGGCGTTTTGCCCGTCGGTGGAGTTCCTTTGGTGGGGCGGCCCATGCGGAGCGTTGCGCCGACTTCCAGTGGGCTGCGCACTGTGTATTCGCCGGATTCGACAGCGCGGCTCATCTCGTCGTAGTCCTTCGGGCTTCTCTTCACCACGGTCAGATCTCCTCGTCTCTGTCGTACTGGGGGCCGACGTAGGGCCGTTGCGGGGACAGGTCGGCGCGGAGGTCGATGATGTCGCCGGAGATTTCATAGACCTCGGCAGCGACACCGGGCGTAAGGACCATTGCGTGGAATACCGCCCAGGTGTGGCCGTCTTCGTCTTCGGCTGCGACCTCGATCCAGGGTTCGTTGTTCATCGCGCCGACGAACATGTAGGTGTCGGCGTCAGGGTATGCAGTGGTGATCCCATACCGCAGGAGTGGAAAGGAGATCACCGCACGGATCTCATCGCCGGTGATGCCGTGCTGCCAAGCGGTAGGCAGGCATCTGATCCGCACACGCCGAAAGTGTAATGCCTTTTAAGGGTTAGTGCAATACATTTTTTATCGACCCGCTGGTTCTGCGCGCCCGGGGAGCGCTGCGGCCCAAGGGCGCCTTAATAGCCATTAATAGAGGTAGCGACCTGTGCGCCCATGAGCGCCATGCGCGATCACTGTAAGTCCGCAGACTTTCCGCGGTCTGACCCAACTGGAGAAGCTGGCAGACATCCCGGCCAATTCAGCATCCGCGTCAACGAGCAGTGGCGCATCTGCTTGACATGGAGTGCTAGCGGCGCCGGCAGCATCGAGCTAGTCGATTATCACTACAAAGGAGACGGCGATGGCAGACTTCGCACCTACTCACCCCGGCGAGATCCTTAAGACGGAATCCTTGACTCACTGGGCGTCTCGCGGTACCGGATCGTCAAAACGATCGACGTACCGCCTCGCAGTATCAATGAGATCGCGCACGGCAA is from Mycobacterium conspicuum and encodes:
- a CDS encoding ribbon-helix-helix domain-containing protein; this encodes MSRAVESGEYTVRSPLEVGATLRMGRPTKGTPPTGKTPVLPIRLPRALRAEIEHRVETGESDSASELIRRAVIEYLERHPARR
- a CDS encoding helix-turn-helix domain-containing protein, with translation MSADTAEAATFTPEDPDELAPVVGFLATHERLRGTVTSPSYALVGIGEHDRIELPRSVHQALIKVVTALHAGKAVTIAPQTMKLTTQQAADLLGVSRPTVVRLITDGTLPAERIGNRHRLLLDDVLAYREQRRNRQYEALAATAIDIDAEDDPEVVRERLREARRVVAERRRAKAATR
- a CDS encoding IS3 family transposase (programmed frameshift), whose product is MPRQYPLEFRLRASRLVDTMLEDSDISESMAIKSVASKLGVAEESVRRWRRKAQVDAGERPGTSSSEHVEIRRLKREVAELRRANEILKSASAFFAAESSTARDEMIAFIDTYRDQFGVELICRVLRAAIPGFLTSRGYRAARTRPPCDREIRDEQLIADLLAVHRENFSVYGVLKMHRAMKRKGWHLGREQTRRLMRKAGLRGVQRGKPVFTTITDPADQRPADLVNRQFKASAPNRLWVADITFVRTWQGFCYTAFVTDVCTRKIVGWAVSATMRTEDLPLQAFNHAVWQSNTDLSELVHHSDRGSQYLSLAYTDRLAELGIAPSVGSRGDSYDNALAEAVNAAYKTELINRGKPWRCIDDVELSTAEWVAWYNQERLHEALGYVPPAEYEAALTGTSHPASQPTPALATD
- a CDS encoding lipocalin-like domain-containing protein: MTKPLRDKLVGAWELVSYVERDRPDGPIRYPHGEDAQGLIMYTPDGYMSAQIQSAGRPNYDRPVASGGSVEQAAAAALGYLAYSGRYFVDESTGDIRHEAKLSLVPNYLGKFHLRHSDLDGDRLRLSAETPLPDGGTVYSSLVWARAGRSGAQHGLR
- a CDS encoding type II toxin-antitoxin system RelE/ParE family toxin → MGRPAVGANPQHLQGLQVRTFQPGTTLGPHVLRDGERPARLRTLCAAIASSYTAGDLPLTYTKLALVNAAESINDLRAPPGNRLEKLAGSRAGQYSIRVNDQWRICFTWSTRGAGNVELVDHH
- a CDS encoding DEAD/DEAH box helicase; translated protein: MDTLRADNLRLRRLLRLSEEQARAAASDQATLTGAPTSPVTMGSSSADKVRFFFELFRSRTDVYALRWENRRDGRSGWIPAIKGHWRKGMNRADAPYLPLTPEVIDAHLRGEAHVGLYPLSDDDTCWWIAADFDKEAAMLDALAYMKAARSYGIPAALEVSQSGRGAHVWIFFAHAISASVARSVATSLLGEAFRLRGSMHLSSYDRLFPAQDVHTGRGVGNLIAAPMNGKRRQHGTTVFLDPATLEPYEDQWAYLSSIARLSTKDVIALARQLPGPQIGHNVRRLQLPTSSRIVRRPAPIIRAEFTSRLTLKANDLGPAMISAVKHAASIRNPEFDARQRARRSTWDTPRFLYSYDQTAEGDLVLPRGLHPLLTELVESADSTLRVDDKRITGEHHEFSCRTPLRTVQTSALRQLLEQDTSVLVAPPGTGKTVIACAAIESRSTSTLVLVDRKAIADQWRDRISSHLGFKCGQIGGGRSKTTGILDIALLPTLARRDNVEDITANYGFVIVDECHHVAASAFFGVLSRIAARFWLGLTATPERRDGLEDLIYHQLGSHHVAIDQPSTGQLPVDSSDLLTPHPVLHLHPTEFEYRGDADPTAPGGMAEIYRALVADHARLDQIAADVLTAAETGANILVLTTWVEHLNAITDRLRTAGKTVTVLSGGMKARERRQIADQLANHTPDSDPLLIVGTSLFIGEGFDCPALDTLFLAAPITFKNRLVQYIGRVTRPYHSKTTATVHDYHDERTPVIASSLKKRAPGYIKMGFPDPRKMIR
- a CDS encoding HigA family addiction module antitoxin, with the translated sequence MSQYRIAKTIDVPPRRINEIVHGKRGISADTALRLSRALGLSDMFWINMQAHYDAEVAREHLAKKLAGIVRIA